GGTAAATGTGATGGAAAGAAATATTAATATACTGAAATAGTTATGATCCATTCTTGTGTTGCCAATACTAatgtctttcttctttttctaggCCGTTGCATTCGTCATATGTTTGACTATGGAGCCATTCTCTTTATAGGTATACCCATCCAAATTGAGACTCATCTTCTGTCTTCAATCAATTTAAATTCAGACCCTATCAATTGTCTTACAGTTTAAAGACCCTTTTAGTTATCGTGTAACTTTCTATTTATCTTTATTCTGCAAGCAGATGAACGAtttagagaagagagaaatatatCACACATTTCCAAGTGGATAAGAAAGTCCATCAAACAGTATGACAATTTTGACATGTCAATAGAAGGATTACAGTCATTTTTCcgtgatgcaaaggttacatatttgtcttttttttacatttattttctgttcttaGTTGTTGAGTGTCTTTTACTTTTGTCAGAATTATTGTGCTATAAAAATTAGTTGCTTGATCCAAATAATTTGTAGGAAAGATTTGGGCCAAAAGACATGAATGTGTTGGGCACTCCTAAAGTTAAAGAGGAACATATGCCATGTACAAAGCAGAAGTCTTTAAGCAAAGGAGCTGTTCACACGCATGATCATCATGATGGACAGAAAGTAATTTATAGCAGTATAACAACTGAAAAGGAAAATCAGTTCTCTCAGTCTGTGATGTCTATGAGCAAGGATAATCTCACTCTTCCTCAAGTGAAAGCTCAATGTGGtgttgaagatgaagaatttgTTCCACTGGTTGAGAAGGATTTGGGTAGCGACAAAGAATCTATTGTTTTTGATTGCAGTTCTGAAAAAAACTTGAGGTAAGTTAATATAGTTGTGTTTTTGCCAGCTGTGTACTAAATTACTAATCATGTACTCGTCAACCAACGGATCAGCTAGTTGGTCATACAATTTTCTTCCTCTGATTTTACAGACTACATGGACATTAGAACATGTTTAAATTTGCAGGTTTAGCTTCTggaattgttttattaattttaacTGAAAGTATGAACCTAGACTGTTATCTgaatgttttcttattttttatgctTTCAATTGAGTTACATTACCAAGGTGCTCTTATTTAGTCAGATTTCAACCGCATGCATCTACTTGTGTTCTTAAGACCATTTTAGCTGATATTGAATTCATGACTTTTCAGGTGGTCAGAGACTATACCCACAGCATCCTTTAATGAGAGTCGAGAAAAAATCTTAGTCAATGAAACATCTGGTGTGGGTGAGAATGGAACTGTTGGTAGTCCTCAAGATTTTCCCAAGGCTGAGAACTCAAGTATAACCGTATTCCAGGCTTCCAATGAGTTATCAGACCAACTTTCGTTCCATTCAACATCCCTAGCGAGTCCAAGTGGAGCTGCCTCGCGAAGCAAATGTTTTCTTATGGATACTCCTGAAAGAAATGCTAATATGGACATCTGTGATCGAAAATCAGAAAATGAATCTTTGAATTTGAGTGTAAATTCTCATACCCAGAAATGGAGGAGGCACATCAGTTCTCCATTAGTAAACTTAATTCAAGAGAAACAGTTTGATATTCCCAATGCCAAGTTTCCTAACCATGTTGATTGCAGTGGAAGTGTGGGATCATCTCGAGATGCGATCCGCAAAATTGAATTCGATTTTGAGGTGAAGGACCCTAAATGCAAACACCAGAAGCTGAATCTTCCACAAAAGTTCCCAGTGAATAACAGTGTCACCTTACATGCATCTTCCAGTCCTGTTATGGATGAGCAATTATATATCTGTTGCTCAATCTGCCAAAACCCATTGGGATTGTCTGAGAATCATTTCCTTGTTACTTGCTCATTTGTTTCGTCTTCAAAAGTTTACTTGGCATCCCTCCTTGGAAGTCGAGGTGCATCTCCAGCCAGAAATAGATCAATAACTGTCCGAGTtctaatctctgatatctcaTCTGTCGATCAGCGGCTCTATAATAGGCTCGCTCTTGAAGGTGCTCAAAAGCATGGTGTATGGTGTGAAGAAGATGGTTGTGTTTTTGGTACTGTTTTCTGCCCCTTCTGTTCCTCTCCTGACAGTTGCCTTGGTTTACAGATTATGGCAACTGATTCATCAAATATTCACTTACTTAACAAGGTAAGGATTTTCTGGATATTTAAGTTTTAGCAGGATACTTGCACATTGATTTTGCACTTGGGATTTCACTCCTGATTTTTGCATATTGCATTGATTCTCCGAGTTTGAAACCTCATTTCTGCGATTTCTTGCTGTTGCCACCCTAGTACCTTCAGCAACTGCATTTTACAGAGGTGTAAGGTATCCAttgctttttctttgtttgtgcaGATCTTGTTTTACCCTAATCGTTTGGAAATCAAGAACCctgaagaatcaaaagatgagGTGGGCTTATGATATTGTCATGTTTGACAGTACTAAGTTGCTTGGTATTGTGGCATTGCTTGCATAAAGAAATGGATTTTAACTATACAAGAATATATACCTGTGTAGCATGTTGAGCAGTCAATGATCCATCTGTTTTACCACTCTACCAGCTTCACATGTGCAATATTCAGCCAAATCTTGTGGGCTCATCACCTCAACTgcatttcttattttcatttgcAGAAGGAAAGGACTTGCATATAAACTTAATCATGATCATTATAGGAGTGTTTAGAGGTCTGCTTGGTTTTCCTAGCTAGTTGACCTCCTACTTGAAAAGTAGCATGTGGAATTGAGGGCACTGTCTACTTGTTTTGCAGTTTCCCTTTCAGTTGGAGAGAACAGAGGCAGAAGGAACCGTTGATTAGTGAAAGAATAGAATGTAGTATGCTGTAAAAGtgaagggggggagggggaacaaAAAGGGATTTATCTCCATCCTTGTCACACCCCTGGAACAGGCAACATTGCTGATAACTAAATCTGGTCCTCTTCCTTGTTCTTTCTTCCTGTTGCACCTCCCTCATCCTTGTTTTATATATTACATTGTGATTAAATGAACTTGAATGGTTTTAATATGGAATGCGAGGCAATTGTTAGGGTGTTAAATCAAGTTGTCTTTCCATCAAATTCTTAGAGatgaaattacaattttttttagagAAGTAACAAAATTATTTTAGGTTTTGCAAAGAAAAGGCATACAAAAAGGATGTATAAGCTATACAGCTGTAGGTGTATATACCCAGCAGAAGAATGAATCTTTGCAATGGTTTCAAAGATCATATTTCTTAAGTTCGGAACTCAGATTTGATAAGCCACATGAGTTCCCAGCTTCCTTCCTTTCTcatgtcatttatttttatgctgAGACTTTTCTAGGAAATAGTTTGGACTGATGTTGTAAGTACCCCCTTGCCACATCCACATTATTGGGTGGTCTGATATCATGCCAGCCTTTCTGACTTCTAACATTTTTATTGTTACAAGGGATCAgggaataaaaataattttcttgGTGAATTTTGCATTTTGATTATAACTTCTTGCCACTTAATCTTTCAGGTTTTGGTGTTgacttatgttttttttttgggtagaaggtGTTGCCTTCAATAGAGCAATTTTCTTATTTACCACAACAGAATTCAGAAGGCTGGAGAACTACAAAAGCTAAGGTTGGAAGTGTTAGTGCATTTTCAACTTTTCACTTTTCCTTTACCCTAGTGATGGTCACCtctaatattttcttcaatcttGCAGCTGAGACTACCCAAAAGAGGTCTGCCTTGGTCAGAGGATCACTTTGGAGCTTAAGGAAGCTTGTGTCTAAATTGGGCTATGTGATATCAAACTTCCTGATCGTCCTCCTATCAATACTTGCTGTTATGCCAAATTGAGGGTTGAACCATTGGTGGAAATAATGCCAAGCCACTTTCTTCATGCTTCAAGGGGAGGGAAGGTTCTTCCAAGTTTCAAAATTCACTGTTTTCAAGGGGCTATTTTGTTGGCCAATATTTTCAGAAGAGGAACCTTGTGGTTCTGATTATTTAGTTGAGGAATTAATTATAATCCTCATTATCCATAACCAAGCCTCGATAAAGTAATGTTCCATATCCCACTACTGATGCACAGGATTTTCCAGGGCTGCCTTGAggtccttttttttggggggagtgGGGGAATTTTTTCCTCACTGGCTACATGTTATCCATGATACACGAGCTGGTAGATCAGAAAAGGGTTTTCCTAGTGACATTTTCTATTAAACATCAGTTGTATATATTGATTAAAGAGGTCCTCTTGTAGGTGTTATGTATAGGATAGgcatatgcatttttttttctctgtactTGCACAAAACAATTCTTGAGAATGTCATGATagttaaatttcaaataattttaaaatacaCATTTTTATCCATAAAACTTTAGAAATAAGATTAGGGGCAATGAAAAAATGTTACTTCTCAGTTCACTACTTTGGTTGCAACATTATGCTATTTGGTATTGGCATTTGATTCCAAGATTGGGTACTAGGGGCATCTCATGTCTTTGTTCTCTAGCAGCCACACATTACATTACCTTGGATTGCCTAGATATATATTGTGTTTGGTGGGGCTTAATATGTGATATCTACCCTATATGTCACCAGTTCTTAAACAAATGTTGGTTGTGATGGCATGAACTAAACACCCTTATGCTAATCTCATTTTGGCTTCTGCTCTCTTTTCCCATATTCGGCCATCTAGAAATTATGGAACAAATATTATGCTGGTTTTAGCCACCTAATTGGCTCAAGGCAGCCCTTTCGCTTTGACTACATTTCTTGATTAATCTCATGAATTTAAAATGTATGGGATTGGTTCCATGTTTATGATCAATACTTATTTACAAGAAAACATTAGAAACAGTAGAGGCTAAAGTTTAATGCACTgttgaacacctcacttttaaaaaaaaaattattttattcaccTAATGTAAGTACATGTACAGCCATCGTTCCACACCTATCCCTTCCATCGCCATTTAAAGCAAAGGAGGCATTTCTGAATTTGTCTTTAAAAATCCAATTCGTATCAACCAATGGGAGTTTATCCCACCGATTTCAGTGATACAGACTTGTACGTTCTTTTTGGGGTTCCAACCAGAGATTGAGTCCCaataccaaaagagaaaaagacctcacgaagaaaactttgaaaaaaGAGCAATCCACCTTAATTACATTAAAGGGTGAGAAAATTTACAGCAAATCAGTACGAACTACAAACACTGAAAGCTTCCCAATTATCTTCCTTCACCCACTTGCAGCAAAAGTATTTTCAGTTTCCAACATGCCCCAAACAATCAGAATCCACACATCCATCAGAACATCAAATAGACCCAACCAAGCATCACTAATCAGAAAGAAATCAACAAGCACAACAGAATACAAATTATAATGTTCCAGCAAATGGAGTAACGAATATACTTTCCATGTCCAAAGAAAGTAACTTCAGATCCAAGACACCCAGTCCTTAGGTAGTCCTGCTTAACCTAGCTACCTATGTATGACTTTAAACTATTACTTTGTGTGTTATCCatatattttcataaataaacacTACTTTCTAACTGTTAACTAATCTATCAATCTCAAGATGCCATCAGCACCTAGGATTCCAGTGAGCCTGATCTTGCATGACAAAACAACCACGTGAGGAGCATCATCCAATCATGTCATAGCCTTCTCCCTGCCGGTAAGGATTAAAGACACCTGGCATTTCCATTTTCCCCATCAGGTGGTCAATTCCTGCATTCAGAGATTTAAAGTAATAAGAACAAGGGTATGGTACTATGGTCAGTTTGAAAATTATATGACTGAAAAATAGTTGCAATCCATATAACAAGGATAAAAAAATCTTCCCCTTTTCTGACAATGACTTTAAATTTCCCATCCTAGAAAATCACGCACATTTTAGTGAATCTGAAACTGTTCAAGGATGGGCTGGCCTAGGAGAAATAATACCAAAAGATGATTATTATTTGATAAGCTTATCCATCCTCAATGGATTAGTCCCAAGGAAAAAAAGGCATCGGATTAGAAGCAGTGGCAATAGAGGTGAATTTGCACGTGTTGATCTCCAAGAAGGTCAATAAATTGAATCAGTCCAATTCTGTTTGCCAAAGAAACTATATGAAAAAAAGTGATACACATAGTGCATGCAAGTATTGACACAAGGAAATAAGAATATCAAAAGAGAGGGAACAAGTTCCAATTAAACAGAAGTTCTTTCATGGGtaaaagtcaaaagaaaatgacaaataCCCGAAAAACTAAGAAAGACATAGCACTCAACTGGAAAAACTTCTCTTTCTAAAGCCAGTAGCTTCCATGATTGTTACATTACTTTCTGTAATTAGTTTTCTTAACCACCTCTCATGAAAAATTTTTACTGATAAAAAAATACAGTTGGTATCATACACTTTGtctcttttggttttttctattcttctgtTACTAACCATAGTACATGTTTTTTTGGGCAAGGATTAATTTTTATCCATATTCCTACTTAACTTTAAATAATTACAGTCCAGAGGTCTTAACTAATTACAGTGTCTCTTTGCAGTGCCCAAGATACCTGATGGATGATGTAGAGAGTAGAGGTTAAATGTATACATACTTGGATTCGATAGGACACTATCATAGAAAGATATGTGGCCCAAACTCCCTTGAGATTTTGAGCTACCATCCGATGGAAATGTGGACTCATCCTTATTTGGCTGTGAATCAAAGGCATGAAGGTCAGAGCTTATCTCTGGACTTCGGAAAGATAGATCCTCTGCCCATGGATTTGGGTTCTCATGCGAATGGACGTCCTCaggttttgctttcttttctttcggAGACTCAACCTCTGTCTCTACTTCTGATTCTGGATTATTTGATCCTGGAACCAATTGCTTCCTTTTTGATCGAGCCCGCCTGTTCTGGAACCAGTTATAAACATTTGTTTCAGAAATTTGGCCATGTTGTGTCAGCTCAGAAGTTATATCTTTGATCTTCTGCTTGCTTGGAGTCCCATTGCCTTGATCAAAGATTTGTTCAAGAATTTGAAGCTGCATTGGTGTCGGGGTCCACCTCTGCCTGGCAGTGATCTTGTGGCCGGAAGATGACATCAAGGGATCACAGTATAGATTTCCAAGCCTCATTCCTGGAGAAGACAATGATATTATTTTCTGTTTGATGGAAAATTGAAGTCCCGCTAAATATTACAAGGCAACA
This Macadamia integrifolia cultivar HAES 741 chromosome 10, SCU_Mint_v3, whole genome shotgun sequence DNA region includes the following protein-coding sequences:
- the LOC122091506 gene encoding WUSCHEL-related homeobox 8; this translates as MDTVRNGREREGEVRMMEWEKQEQQHLQQQQEENGGSLYVKVMTDEQMELLRRQISVYATICEQLVDMHKSITSQQDLAGMRLGNLYCDPLMSSSGHKITARQRWTPTPMQLQILEQIFDQGNGTPSKQKIKDITSELTQHGQISETNVYNWFQNRRARSKRKQLVPGSNNPESEVETEVESPKEKKAKPEDVHSHENPNPWAEDLSFRSPEISSDLHAFDSQPNKDESTFPSDGSSKSQGSLGHISFYDSVLSNPRIDHLMGKMEMPGVFNPYRQGEGYDMIG